The nucleotide window TTCCAGTTGTTATCAATTACAACAGAACGGGCGTTCAGGGCATTGCGTGTGTACAGTGCAAAGTGGAGGACGCGCAGAATTTGATAGACAGTGATCCCACAAATAAGGCAAGATTATATACTACTGTGGGAGCAGTAGGATCGGTGGATATTAGTGTTTTAAATCCAATCAGTTTATATCCAAAAGGCTCATTTGCCGGATTTACAATCTCTCAGGATGTTGTTTTGCTTAATTTAAATCTACTGGATTTTATAGTGGTGACCACTTACTTGGATGGCGTTTTACAGGAGAGTAAGACAGGAGCTGATCTACTGGATTTATCATTGCTGTTTACTGCCAGCACTGGAGAAAAAAATGTAGGCTTCTATACTACCAAAGATTTTGATGAGATTAAATTTACAGTACTTCCAATAGTCGGTGTCATTAACTTGGTTAATGTCCACAAGGCTTTCATCGATACATCAACCAGCGATGGTTTTAATTGTATAAAAGCCGTTAAAGATGATTTCACAATATCCGCAGGAGGCAGCAGTACAATCTCTATTTTAGATAATGACTTAATAAATATAACACAGGCAAGTCCATCAAATGTGATTATTACTGAAATTTCATCTACCAATTCGGGAGTGTCAATTGATACATCTACCGGGATTATCAATGTTGCACCAGGTACACCGTCTGGAACGTACACAATGGTTTATAGAATATGTGACATCACGGATTCTGGTAAATGCTCTTTGACAATCGTAACTGTAAATGTGCAAGGCGCTTGTTACAAACCAGCAAGTTTAGGCGGAACTTCATTACCAGTGAATCACGGAATTACAGCATTGTCCCGAGCTGGCGCAGAAACTGGAAACTGGCCAATGGAAAGGAAAGGTGCCTGGACAGTTTTAGAATCAAAATCAAAAGGTTTTGTTGTAAACAGAATCCCGACGACACTGGCACTTTCCAACATCACAAACCCAATAGAAGGAATGATGGTTTATGACGAAGAAGCCACTTGCCTCAAAATCTACACCATCAAAGAGGGCGAACTTTCCGCAGGATGGCATTGTCTGTCAAAACAAACTTGCCCAGATTAATCATTAATAGAATCAAAAAAACGGAATCAGAGTTTCGTGAATTCAATAAAAATAACATTAAAATTATGAACAACAATATATACTTAATAATCTCAATATTTCTAATGTCAAAACTCGGCGCTCAGGTCGCAATTGGAAAATCAGGGCTAAGCAAATTGGCAGATAGCGTAACGGTGAATCCCAGTATATCCTTAGAGTTTTACGATGGCGAAGACAATGCTAAAGGTCTTGTTTTGCCCTGGGTTTCTACAGTTGCAAATAGTCCGACAGTTTACGATGCAATCACAGGAGAAGGTTACAACGGATTGCAGGGTAATTTGTCAGACGGAACCATTATTTTTGACCTATCCGACAAAAAAATAAAATACAGAAAACCTGGCGAATGGTTCGATTTAACAGGCGAACCAACTTTTCCCCTCACTGTTAAAAATGAGTTGAATAATAATATTGTAATTACTGCATTTGATTCAGTAGATTCTACTTTGCAGGACAATATGCAAGAACAGGAAACTGCTAAAGTTGCCATTGGTAGTAATGCCTCAGATGATCACACAGTCGGGATTCTAGTCCTTACAGATACAGATAAAGCGATGGTTTTACCAAAAGTGGCAAGTCCGCATCTAGCAATTCAGAATCCTGCCGCAGGTATGATGGTCTATGACACCACGAAAAAGCAATTGGCAGTCTATAACGGAACTCTTTGGTCATTTTGGAAACCTTAATCTCAACGATATATTCAGATTTTAAATTCTCGCTGATTTGGCAGATGAAGAAGATTTTCATCAAAAATAAATCTGCAAAATCTGCGAGATGTAAAATATTGTGCTAATTATTCAGCATCAATCAAAACTGCCAATTGGATACAGTTTTCATCAGAACGATTACTCCAAGCGTGATTCGTTCCGGTCTGAATAACAATGTCGCCAGCTTGCAAAAGCGTTTCATCTGTGTCGGTGATTAGAAAAATTTCTCCCGACAAAATAATGATGTAATCCAGACTTTTGGTTTGATGCATCAGCGGATGAGGTTGTCCCGCAGGCGCTTCGATTCCTAGTTGCTTATCTGGTGGAATCTGAACGTAGCGGAAATAAGTTCCATTTTTAATGACACTTGGAATTGCGGAATTTTCTATTGGTTTTTCCTGTTCAAAACTTGCAGGCGTTTTGCTGGTTTGCCAAACGTCAGAAATGATTAATCCTTTAAAATGTTCTGAGACATTGGTGACGATTTCGTCTTTTTCGATGTAAGATTTTCCATCTTTCGTTCCGGTGATGATTCGTCTTGGAATTGCTTTGATGTTGCTCATTTATTCTTGATTTTGCATTATTAATTTTTTGCCTTGCGTTTGATTATTCTTCAATAATTGTTGCGCTTTTTCAGCAGTTTCAGAGGAAAGTCCGCCTACAATTTTGATTGGTAAAGGTTTGACTTGTCCATCGTCGATGTATTGTTTGATTTGATTGAGAGATGTTCTGAAATGATTGTAATTTTTCTCTTTTGCATAAATAAAATTTGAAATGTTGAGAATTGTTGCGCCAATTCCGAAGAGTGAATCGTTGGCTTTTGAAGTTATAAAATGGGTAACGTTGGCATAAATCCCATTAGCTTTCAAAACGTCGGCGGAGATTTCTGATAATTGATGTCCAACTGCATCGATGACCAAATCGAATTTTTGATTTTGATTGATTTCTAAAATCTTCTCAGCTAAATCATCTTGCTTGTAACTGATGATTTGATTTTCATTAAGACCAAGATTAATCAATTGCTGAATACTTTCTTGATTTCCTGCTGTGACAACCATCTTCTTATTTAAATTTCCTAAAATCAATCTCAAAACAAAATTTCCAACGCCGCCGGAAGCTCCAGTTATAAGAACACTTTCTATTTGATTCCAATCAACACGATTGAAAATTTGTAAAGCTGTAATTCCGATAGAAGGCAGACCAGCTGCTTCTTCAAAACTGATTGAAGTTGGTTTTTTAGCAACAATGCCTTGAGTCAAAATAATTTCTTCAGCATAAGTTCCGTTGCTTCCCATACTTCCGCAAACAAAAAAAACTTCGTCATCAATCTTCAAACCGCTTACATTTTCTCCAGTTTCGACGATGATTCCGGAACCTTCTCTTCCAAGGATATTCGAAAACAAATATTTCTTTTCGTGTTCATTTTCCCTCATCTGATAATCGATGGGATTGAAGCCGGACGCGATGATTTTGATTCGGACTTCATCTGGATTTATTGGTCTTAGCGTGACGGTTTCGTCTTTAAGCTGATTGTTGTCGTCTAGAATAATAGCTTTCATCTTGCTTTCTTTTAATACAAAGTTATTGGTTAAAAGCTTTAATTTTGTTAGTAGTTAACCAAAGGTTACTAGTTACCTTAATGAAATCGATATGAGTAAAATTGTTGTAAATAATATAGAAAGAGAAGCAACTTGCGGTGAAGAACTGATGGCGATGAGAGATTGTCTGGATATTCTGGGCGGCAAGTGGAAGCTGATGATATTGAGATACTTGACCAATCGGGAACATCAAAAGTTGCATTTCAAAAAACTTCAACGCGAAATTAATGGAATCTCTGCCAAGATGCTCAGTAAGGAATTGAAAGAATTGGAAACCAATCTTCTCATCACCAGAACTGTCGAAGATGACACGCAAATAATGGTTTTCTACGCCATTACGGAATACGGTAAAAGCGTCACGCCACTTACAGAAAATCTCGTCCAATGGGGAATCAAACACAGAAAGAAGATTATTGAAGGTTAATGCCATTATCCATAAAAATTAATTTTAAGATTGCATTTAATTTGTATATTTGATTAATTAACAATTATAAAAAACATAAAATATGAGAGGTAAAGGTTGCCTGGTTGTCGGTGTCGCATTATTGGTCATCGCAGCATTAGTTTTCTTTTGGGGATCTGGAAGATACAATTCTATGGTTCAAGCGAATAATGACGTTCTGGAAAAATGGGCGAATGTAGAGACCGTTTATCAGAAACGTGCGAACTTGATCCCGAATCTTGAAAGAACGGTAAAATCTTACGCAAAATTTGAGCAGGAAACATTGACTCAAGTGGTAGAAGCGAGAGCAAAAGCAACTTCTGTGAATGTGGACCCAACAAATATGACAGAAGCGGATATGGCAAAATTCCAGCAGGCTCAAAGCCAATTGAGTGGTGCGCTAGGAAAATTATTGGTCGTGGTTGAGAAATATCCTGACCTGAAAGCTGATCAGCAATATATCAATTTCCAAAGAGAATATACGGCGATTGAGAACAGCATTCGTTCAGAAACCGTTTACTACAATGGTTCTGTGAAAGGCTTCAACAATTTGGTTGAAAGTTTTCCTGGAAATATCGTAGCGGCATTTTTTCCAAAATTCCAACCTAAACCAACATTCAAAGCAACAGAAGGCGCACAAAATGCACCAAGTGTTTTCTCAGAATAATGAATCATTTTCTTACAAATACAGAGATGGCTTCCCTCGTGGAAGCCATCAAAATAGCTGAAGATCACTCCTCGGGAGAAATTCGTGTGCATATCGATTCGACCTCCGAAACCAATTTTGCAGAGAAGGCTTTTGGCATCTTCAAATCTTTAGATATGCATTTGACCAAGGAAAGAAATGCCGTTCTATTCTATGTGAATTTTGAACAGCATTACCTCACGATCATTGGCGACGAAGGCATTCATAAAAAAGTGAGACAATCTTTTTGGGACACGATCCACGATGAGATCACAGCTGAGTTTGCTAAAGAAAATTATTACAACGGACTGAAACAAGCCATCCTGAAAACAGGCTTCGAACTGAAAAAATATTTCCCTGTAATTGGGGAAAATATCAATGAACTATCCAATGATATCAGCTTCTCTTAAACGATATACATTCGCATTATTCCTGATCTTTGGTTTGTTTATCAAAGCTCAGCTTGTGCCCGAGAAACCTGTGGTACTTTATCCAGTTTATGATAAAGCCAATTTGCTTTCGGAAAGTGAAAAGGAGGCGCTCAATCAAAAATTGATCAAATTTTCTGATTCCACTTCTACAGAGATCGAAGTTATCATTCTTCCAACCACCAATGGCGAAGATGTCAATTATCTTGCGACAATGTATGGAGAGAAATGGGGAATCGGACAAAAAGGTGTTGATAACGGTGTCGTCTTTTTAATTGCCACGGAAGACCGCACAATGTCTATTCAGCAAGGTCGAGCTGTTGAACAATATTTGACAGCTTCGGTTGCCGGACAGATCTTGGATTATCTCGTAACACCAAGTTTCAAAAAAGGCGAATGGTACAATGGCATAGACCGTGGAACTTCCGCAATAATGGAAGCTGTTCAGGGGAAATTCAAACCAATTGTCAAGAAACAGAACAAAGATGGCGGTATCAGTATTGGCTCGCTTGTGTTGATTGTCATTATTATCATTATTTTAATCAGCATAATGACCAAGAATAACCGAGGTAACGATGACGACGATGATTACACGCTTTCCAGAAAAGGTAGCCGAAGATACGGCGGCGGATTCTTCCCATTCCCAGGCAGTTTCGGCGGCGGTGGATTTGGTGGCGGAAGCAGCGGTGGCGGCGGTTTCGGTGGATTTGGCGGCGGCGGAAGTTTTGGCGGCGGCGGTGCTTCTGGAGGCTGGTAAACTAATTAAGCTAAAAAATATTCAAGTCAAAATTCAGCAATGGATTTTGACTTTTTTTATCTCCAAAAATTCCAAACCTTACCATCAAATACAGCTACCGATTTGGATGTTGTATCATAGCAGATCATACCTGGATATGGACTTCTGACGTTGGTCTGTGGTGAGGCAATCTTTGGCAAGACCAATGCTTTATTTGTAGCTTCCAAAACTAAAACTCCACTTGCAGAAGAGCTGTTACTTCCGATAATTACACCGTTTCCAACTTCTGAACTCGTGTTTTGCGCTATTTTTGACAAATCTCCAGGATTGGTCATATCAACCCAGGTGTTGTTTTGCCTCATTTTTACCTTGAGATCCGACCGGTCAACTAAAAAAGTTCCATTTGATGGACTTGTAGGTAAACTTGTTACTGCAGACAGAATGAGTCCATTGGTTGTTCCAGTAGCAAAATCCAGAATTGCACCAGTGCTGTTAGGTGCTTTACTGATGGCAACTTGTGATTTATAATTTTGAAAAGTTACAAAAATCGAAAATATTAAAATGGTTTTCTTCATCATTAATCAATGCAAATTCTTTGGATACAACGCCAGGTTGTACCATTGTAAAGTTTAATACAGTTATCTGTTGTGTCGTAGATCAGCATTCCTTCCACCAGATTTGCTGTAGGAATAGATGCGGCCGTGGTTCTGGTAATTACTAAACCTTTATTTTGAGATTCCAATGCAATGAAACCATTGGGAATACTTAGTGGCCAAGTGGAAGAAGCACTTTCCTGTGTGTTGATTCCAACTTTTGTGGTATTGGTACTGGCAGCAGTATTGAAAGGCTTTGTACAGTATCCGCCGGGAATAGTGACGGTCACAAATGCATTGTCACATTGGTTAGCATCACAGATCTGATACTCAAAGATGACAACATTATTGGTCTGAGTATTGGACGCGGCTGTGAAGATAATATTGTTACCGGAAACAACTGCTGTTCCTTCAGAAGGCGGTGTGTAAATTGTTAAGGTTACGGGATTTGATGAATTATACAGGTCATTATTCAAAACGGGAATTGTGACAGAAGTTCCTGGATTGGTTGTTGCAAAATCATCATTTGCTAAGAAGAAATTAAATGTTTCTTCATTATAAGCTAATATTCCAGGGTCACTCTGTCCGTTGAATCGATACTTGAATGTCTTTACAGCAGCATAATTTGCTGTCGTGATTCCAAAAGACGTAATATCTGTCGCAAACACACGGATGTCTCTCACGCCATTGGTATTCCAGACGGGTGTGTTTTGCTTGATCTCGTAGAAGTCCATATTCCATCTTCCAACGGAAGGATTCTGCGTGTTGGATGAGAAGTTGATGGTCACCATATTTCCTATCATTACACCATTGGCATCTTCAAACCAACCTTCATCGAAACCATTTGTACCTGGATCCGCCTGTTGTGTAAAAAACATATCTGGCGTTCCATCATTGATCTTTGTGGGATCCAGAGGGAATTGCAAAGTAAACTCAAGAGGTGTGGAGGAAGGCACGTTTGTAAGTGCTGACCCAAGTCCCATACCTTGTGAACCTCTGTTGAGCGCAATCGATATTTTGTAATCAGGAAATTTAAAAGGTGGTGTGAGCGCTTGATTCACATTTCCATCTATTGCAGAGGCAAAAGCAAAAAGAAATGGTCCGCCAGATCCAGAGATTGGCTCTCCAGCAGCATTACCAGGGAATTTGACATCTTTGATTGGTAATGATCGGAATCTTGTATTCTGAAATGCCACACCGTTAGTGGTCAGTAGTGTGTTGTTAACACCCGTAGAATAAACTCTGGTTGTGGTTCCATTATTGTATCGGAAGCCCAAGAGTTCACAATCGTTATTAATTGGGATTGAGGTCATTCCGCTATTCCAGTAACCATTGAAATTACTATAGATGTAATCTACTCTTTGGGAGAATGCAAAAGAAGAAATTATTAAACAAAAAAGAATTAAAGCGTAAAGATTTGTGTTTTTAGGAATCATTTATTCTAATTAAACAAGTGATGGTTTAATATTAATATAGTGCAAATATAGAATAATATGCTTTAAAATTGCTGATTGGTACGGCTTTATTAATGTAAAATTAATTCAATTGTAAACTGGATTCGCATAATTTTGGATAACTTACTTCAAAAATAATTCTTGATTTTTTTACATTTATTAACTATATTTACGAAAATCGCAGTTTCTTTTGAAAAAAACATTGGTACTTTTTGCACATCCTTATTTTGAACATTCTACTACAAATGTTAGATTGTTAGAATGTTATGAGAATATGCCAAACGTTACTTTCAGAGATCTTTATGAGGATTATCCCGATTTTCACATTCAGCCGTTTCGCGAGAGAAAGAGGATTGTAGAGTATGAGAGAATCATTTTTCACTTTCCAATCATTTGGTTTGGATTGCCGCCATTGCTGAAACTTTGGATAGATGAGGTTTTTGATATGCGCTGGATCTCGGAAGGACAACAGAATATTTTGTCCGGAAAAGATGCAATCATCATTACAAGTGTTGGTGGAAGCGAAGGAAACTACACCAGAGAAGGAAAATATAAAACGACTGCAGAAAGCCTCCTCACAGGTCTCCAGGTTTCTTTGGATATTAATAATATAGAACTCAAAAAAACGCACATCATTTACAACGCAGATAATCTGGATGAGAAACAGTTGGATGTTTTTTGTGCAGAATTGGCAGCAATATTAAAATTAGAATGACAGAAAATTCAATTGCTATGACAATCCTTATCTTTCTGGGTGTTGCCATCATTATGGTGCCGCTTGGGAAAAAACTGGGTTTGAGTTCCGTCATTGGATATCTGCTGGGCGGAATTTTGATTGGTCCTTTTTGCTTACAATTGACCGGAAGAGATGCAGAAGACATCATGCATGCTTCTGAACTGGGCGTTATTATGCTTCTGTTTTTAGTAGGTCTGGAACTTGAACCTCAGAAACTTTGGCAGATCAGAAAACGAATATTAGGACTTGGCTTAAGCCAAATGCTACTCAGTATTGTCGGAATTTTCATTGTATTTTATATCGCCGGTTTTGGACTTCAAAAATCCCTAATCATTTCGCTTTGTTTTGCAATGTCATCTACAGCGATTGTTTTGCAGACCTTGAAGGAGAAGAATCTTTTCCGGACTGTAAGCGGCGAATCATCGTTTTCAATTTTGCTTTTCCAGGATATTGCAGTAATCCCGATTTTGGCGCTTTTGCCCTTTCTCTCGAAGTCGCAAAAAGCAATTTCCCAGGCGGATCATGACAAAGTATTGCTGCATTTCATTCCCGAATGGTTGCAGCCTTTTACTGTTATCGGAGCCGTTCTAGCATTGATCTTATTAGGACGATATATCTTCATTCCTTTTTTAAGATTTGTTTCCAGGTCAGGTCTCAATGAACTTTTGACCGCTGCTTCGTTATTCCTTGTGATCGGTGTTTCAGAATTGATGATCTCAATTGGACTGAGTCCTGCTTTAGGCGCATTCATCGCTGGTGTGATGTTGGCCAATAGTGAGTTTCGT belongs to Chryseobacterium sp. KACC 21268 and includes:
- a CDS encoding cupin domain-containing protein, which gives rise to MSNIKAIPRRIITGTKDGKSYIEKDEIVTNVSEHFKGLIISDVWQTSKTPASFEQEKPIENSAIPSVIKNGTYFRYVQIPPDKQLGIEAPAGQPHPLMHQTKSLDYIIILSGEIFLITDTDETLLQAGDIVIQTGTNHAWSNRSDENCIQLAVLIDAE
- a CDS encoding zinc-binding alcohol dehydrogenase family protein, with protein sequence MKAIILDDNNQLKDETVTLRPINPDEVRIKIIASGFNPIDYQMRENEHEKKYLFSNILGREGSGIIVETGENVSGLKIDDEVFFVCGSMGSNGTYAEEIILTQGIVAKKPTSISFEEAAGLPSIGITALQIFNRVDWNQIESVLITGASGGVGNFVLRLILGNLNKKMVVTAGNQESIQQLINLGLNENQIISYKQDDLAEKILEINQNQKFDLVIDAVGHQLSEISADVLKANGIYANVTHFITSKANDSLFGIGATILNISNFIYAKEKNYNHFRTSLNQIKQYIDDGQVKPLPIKIVGGLSSETAEKAQQLLKNNQTQGKKLIMQNQE
- a CDS encoding helix-turn-helix domain-containing protein, with product MSKIVVNNIEREATCGEELMAMRDCLDILGGKWKLMILRYLTNREHQKLHFKKLQREINGISAKMLSKELKELETNLLITRTVEDDTQIMVFYAITEYGKSVTPLTENLVQWGIKHRKKIIEG
- a CDS encoding LemA family protein — translated: MRGKGCLVVGVALLVIAALVFFWGSGRYNSMVQANNDVLEKWANVETVYQKRANLIPNLERTVKSYAKFEQETLTQVVEARAKATSVNVDPTNMTEADMAKFQQAQSQLSGALGKLLVVVEKYPDLKADQQYINFQREYTAIENSIRSETVYYNGSVKGFNNLVESFPGNIVAAFFPKFQPKPTFKATEGAQNAPSVFSE
- a CDS encoding TPM domain-containing protein; the encoded protein is MMNHFLTNTEMASLVEAIKIAEDHSSGEIRVHIDSTSETNFAEKAFGIFKSLDMHLTKERNAVLFYVNFEQHYLTIIGDEGIHKKVRQSFWDTIHDEITAEFAKENYYNGLKQAILKTGFELKKYFPVIGENINELSNDISFS
- a CDS encoding TPM domain-containing protein, whose protein sequence is MISASLKRYTFALFLIFGLFIKAQLVPEKPVVLYPVYDKANLLSESEKEALNQKLIKFSDSTSTEIEVIILPTTNGEDVNYLATMYGEKWGIGQKGVDNGVVFLIATEDRTMSIQQGRAVEQYLTASVAGQILDYLVTPSFKKGEWYNGIDRGTSAIMEAVQGKFKPIVKKQNKDGGISIGSLVLIVIIIIILISIMTKNNRGNDDDDDYTLSRKGSRRYGGGFFPFPGSFGGGGFGGGSSGGGGFGGFGGGGSFGGGGASGGW
- a CDS encoding NAD(P)H-dependent oxidoreductase, encoding MKKTLVLFAHPYFEHSTTNVRLLECYENMPNVTFRDLYEDYPDFHIQPFRERKRIVEYERIIFHFPIIWFGLPPLLKLWIDEVFDMRWISEGQQNILSGKDAIIITSVGGSEGNYTREGKYKTTAESLLTGLQVSLDINNIELKKTHIIYNADNLDEKQLDVFCAELAAILKLE